Proteins encoded together in one Thamnophis elegans isolate rThaEle1 chromosome 10, rThaEle1.pri, whole genome shotgun sequence window:
- the HPS3 gene encoding Hermansky-Pudlak syndrome 3 protein — MVQVYNLHPFGSQQVVPLKQEPALFCCGRDVLLVACGSGACKVEVFAELGEPLGFFNTLGRVLFMAYGEVGDYVATIEEKHSTLFLRVYVNWRCMSSGNSRVCVRMQGHNPEASHTEMSKEQMSIIEIPLSDPPTCFSCCPVSGDLLVGCKNKLILFHLKHLFVSEDVKVLDFERSLILHMEKFTPTEVAFCAGYIAITAELEVLVFKLLTGEEVTLAGNSKQHIGESVEPEIPINEGRTEEVDQTQSESDGFVFCQQPMELLGEESSKCEISVILESISLTDEDLNIQVQYVLYRRFALDVSSFPFSVEDAKLHSLQLLPMHESGTSVTAKEGDTTKQDFLSLFCFFSLPHVAYLYTINNLVELISTYQYSERSQQAVLTPQFLHVITSNNLQCFTVRCSAVAARNQDPYIDTTLKACPPASLDVCTLRMQLFIGLKAISHFKHHIIILTKADSEDFLEKKTFKRRLLYRKTDNIKTKVPPESERGWNLYIVNTTSTLQLYREMVEYSKTYENVRTESCIHLLSEAHLLVRTALMDPALKDLEEKEALLAAFHESCALLGDCYSRFDTKDFHLSLPYYKMSRLSISDVLKRVTFEDKTQKYEKGFIFYLQHSLYEDTDEKLNEDLAAKVLQIFHCAEPNQIPHTLCSPCMKNVCPEMAMEYLELIEKMAPSVDIGHLVTLAKASVALKKADRDRCEKELDSQAEMKLVCGFIREPRLLKQHTEGQMFPTELALFLKETRPGFLLASLLALHENNKMELEEAGSYIKMLSGKNEDAVPQLLVDFWEALLVACTQEDVAQKLHFKLATQYIWRLSKKELPDTKPLKTTEDLINSCSDYGLIFSWIIFMMSLVPLPDWNSCDDLSKLQSLLCSPSFRISSILPYVKNIPEDSISGLSIHVLCDTCLGQHKAAIDKLLDRCPEAVIPYAQHELRDEHQALWWNKLFPELCKRTRHVGENYPVFLSSLQETLSVLATALELRDFLNVLPEDGNAAFFLPHLLQCSRRLVT, encoded by the exons atggtgcaggtctacaacttGCACCCCTTCGGGTCGCAGCAAGTCGTCCCTCTGAAGCAGGAACCGGCGCTCTTCTGCTGCGGGCGGGACGTACTCCTGGTGGCCTGCGGCTCCGGCGcctgcaaggtggaagtgtttgcGGAACTCGGCGAGCCGCTCGGTTTTTTCAATACCCTGGGTCGAGTGCTCTTCATGGCCTACGGTGAAGTGG GAGATTATGTGGCCACCATTGAGGAGAAACACAGCACCCTCTTCTTACGAGTGTATGTTAACTGGAGATGCATGTCTTCTGGCAACTCACGTGTTTGTGTCCGGATGCAAGGTCATAACCCAGAAGCTTCCCATACTGAGATGTCAAAAGAACAAATGTCAATCATAGAAATTCCTCTTTCTGATCCTCCCACATGTTTCTCCTGTTGCCCTGTATCAGGAGACCTCCTGGTTGGCTGCAAGAATAAGTTGATATTATTCCACTTGAAGCATTTATTTGTGAGTGAGGATGTAAAAGTGCTTGACTTTGAACGGTCCTTAATTTTGCACATGGAGAAGTTCACCCCAACAGAAGTTGCTTTTTGTGCAGGGTATATTGCTATCACAGCAGAACTGGAAGTCCTTGTCTTCAAGCTACTAACTGGGGAGGAAGTAACTTTGGCTGGTAATAGCAAACAGCATATCGGTGAATCTGTAGAGCCTGAAATACCCATTAATGAAG GTAGAACAGAGGAAGTTGATCAAACTCAGTCAGAATCAGATGGATTTGTTTTCTGTCAGCAGCCCATGGAACTTCTCGGAGAAGAAAGTAGCAAGTGTGAGATATCTGTTATTTTGGAGTCAATTAGCTTAACTGATGAAGATTTAAATATCCAAGTGCAATATGTCCTGTACAG GCGTTTTGCTCTTGATGTGTCctcatttcctttttctgttgAAGATGCCAAACTGCACTCTCTTCAGCTGCTTCCAATGCATGAATCAG GGACTTCTGTCACGGCTAAGGAAGGAGATACAACTAAACAAGATTTCCtgagtttgttttgctttttctctcTACCACATGTGGCATACCTATACACAATCAATAACTTAGTGGAACTTATTTCTACCTACCAGTATTCAGAAAGATCTCAGCAAGCAGTTCTTACACCCCAATTCCTGCATGTCATTACAAG CAACAACCTGCAGTGCTTTACAGTGAGATGCAGTGCAGTAGCAGCTCGGAACCAAGACCCCTACATTGATACAACATTAAAG GCTTGTCCCCCCGCGTCTCTTGATGTTTGTACCTTGAGAATGCAGCTTTTTATAGGGTTGAAAGCCATCTCTCACTTCAAACACCATATCATCATTTTGACAAAAGCAGATTCTGAGGACTTTCTcgagaaaaaaacatttaaacgAAGACTCCT TTACCGAAAGACTGATAACATCAAAACCAAGGTCCCCCCAGAATCTGAACGTGGTTGGAATTTGTATATTGTGAACACAACTTCAACTCTCCAACTCTACAGAGAAATG GTAGAATACAGTAAAACCTATGAAAATGTAAGAACGGAGAGTTGTATTCATCTCTTAAGTGAGGCTCATTTGCTAGTCAGAACAGCTTTAATGGATCCTGCTCTGAAAGACTTGGAGGAGAAGGAAGCTCTGCTAGCAGCATTTCACGAGAGTTGCGCTCTTCTTGGAGACTGTTACAGCAG GTTTGACACTAAAGACTTCCATCTTTCACTCCCTTACTATAAAATGTCCAGGCTTTCTATATCTGATGTTCTGAAGCGAGTAACATTTGAAGATAAAACACAGAAGTATGAAAAAGGTTTTATATTCTACTTGCAGCACTCCTTGTATGAAGACACAGATGAAAAGCTAAATGAA GATTTGGCTGCAAAAGTGCTTCAGATATTCCACTGTGCTGAGCCAAACCAGATACCCCACACCCTCTGCAGTCCTTGCATGAAAAATGTCTGCCCTGAAATGGCAATGGAATATCTGGAATTGATAGAAAAGATGGCGCCATCTGTTGACATAGGCCATCTGGTGACGTTGGCCAAGGCTTCAGTGGCTCTGAAAAAGGCGGATCGGGATAGATGTGAAAAGGAGCTAGACAGCCAAGCAGAG ATGAAATTAGTATGTGGTTTTATTCGGGAGCCAAGACTTCTAAAACAGCACACTGAAGGACAGATGTTCCCAACTGAACTTGCTTTGTTTCTCAAAGAAACTAGACCTGGATTTCTCCTAGCTTCATTATTGGCTTTACATGagaataataaaatggaactggAAGAAGCAGGGTCTTATATCAAG ATGCTGAGTGGTAAAAATGAAGATGCTGTTCCCCAACTCTTGGTAGACTTCTGGGAAGCTTTGCTTGTAGCATGTACTCAGGAAGATGTTGCACAGAAGTTGCATTTTAAGCTTGCTACACAGTATATTTGGAGACTGTCCAAGAAAGAGCTTCCTGACACTAAGCCTCTGAAAACCACTGAAGATTTG ATAAATTCCTGCAGTGATTATGGACTTATATTTTCTTGGATAATATTCATGATGTCGTTAGTACCTCTTCCTGATTGGAATTCATGTGATGACCTTTCAAAATTGCAA TCTCTCTTATGCAGTCCTTCCTTCAGAATATCCTCCATTCTCCCATATGTGAAGAATATTCCAGAAGATTCCATCTCTGGTCTGAGCATACATGTTCTTTGTGATACATGTTTAGGACAGCATAAAGCAGCTATTGACAAACTTCTGGATAGATGCCCTGAAGCTGTCATACCTTATGCCCAGCATGAGCTGAGGGATGAACATCAG GCTTTATGGTGGAACAAACTTTTTCCTGAACTCTGTAAACGAACCAGACATGTGGGTGAAAACTACCCTGTATTTCTGTCATCACTACAAG AAACGTTATCAGTCCTTGCCACGGCACTGGAATTGAGAGACTTCCTTAATGTTTTACCTGAAGATGGGAATGCAGCCTTCTTCTTGCCCCACTTGCTTCAGTGCAGCAGAAGATTGGTGACTTAA